A genomic stretch from Thermomonospora umbrina includes:
- a CDS encoding carbohydrate ABC transporter permease, which translates to MIRRSETDEKTAERRLGLWLCAPAALIMLLVTGWPILYSVLLSLQRYDLRFPKERAWIGLANYGAVLTDGFWWNAFWVTVLVTVVSVAIELVLGMLLALAMYRTLVARGAIRTLVLIPYGIVTVVAAYGWRYAWTPETGWLAGMLPEGSAPLTERTPALAIIILAEVWKTTPFMALLLMAGLAVVPNDLLQAASMDGATLWQRFFRVTLPLMKPAIMVALLFRTLDAFRIFDDIYVLTNGAADTSSVSVIAYHNLIGGLNLGIGSTMSVLVFLTVAVIAAAFIKGFGISTPGTQGGRR; encoded by the coding sequence GTGATCCGCCGGAGCGAGACCGACGAGAAGACCGCCGAGCGGCGGCTCGGCCTGTGGCTGTGCGCCCCGGCGGCGCTGATCATGCTGCTGGTCACCGGCTGGCCGATCCTGTACTCGGTGCTGCTGTCCCTCCAGCGCTACGACCTGCGCTTCCCGAAGGAACGGGCGTGGATCGGGCTGGCCAACTACGGCGCGGTCCTCACCGACGGCTTCTGGTGGAACGCGTTCTGGGTGACCGTCCTGGTCACCGTGGTCAGCGTGGCCATCGAGCTGGTGCTCGGGATGCTCTTGGCACTGGCCATGTACCGCACGCTGGTCGCCCGGGGCGCGATCCGCACGCTGGTGCTGATCCCGTACGGCATCGTCACGGTGGTCGCGGCCTACGGCTGGCGGTACGCGTGGACGCCGGAGACCGGCTGGCTGGCCGGGATGCTGCCGGAGGGCTCCGCGCCGTTGACCGAACGGACGCCGGCGCTGGCGATCATCATCCTGGCCGAGGTGTGGAAGACCACCCCGTTCATGGCGCTGCTGCTGATGGCCGGCCTGGCGGTGGTCCCGAACGACCTGCTCCAGGCGGCCTCGATGGACGGGGCGACGCTGTGGCAGCGGTTCTTCCGGGTGACGCTGCCGCTGATGAAGCCGGCGATCATGGTGGCGCTGCTGTTCCGCACGCTGGACGCGTTCCGGATCTTCGACGACATCTACGTGCTGACCAACGGTGCGGCCGACACGAGTTCCGTGTCGGTGATCGCGTATCACAACCTGATCGGCGGGCTGAACCTCGGCATCGGCTCCACCATGTCGGTGCTGGTCTTCCTGACCGTGGCGGTGATCGCTGCCGCCTTCATCAAGGGCTTCGGCATCAGCACACCCGGCACCCAGGGCGGGAGGCGCTGA
- a CDS encoding keywimysin-related RiPP: MKRYETPVLIAAGSFRKTTGLLQTKGNDRLILSKN; this comes from the coding sequence ATGAAGCGGTACGAGACACCCGTGCTGATCGCGGCCGGATCCTTCCGGAAGACCACGGGTCTGCTCCAGACCAAGGGCAACGACCGACTGATCCTCAGCAAGAACTGA
- a CDS encoding ABC transporter ATP-binding protein, producing the protein MADIVLDGVTKRYRDGTVAVADLDLRIADGEFIILVGPSGSGKSTTLNMIAGLEEISDGELRIDGERMNERAPRDRDIAMIFQSYALYPHMTVRQNIGFPLKLAKMDKAAMNEKVEHAAGLLGLTPYLERKPGQLSGGQRQRVAMGRAIVRSPKAFLMDEPLSNLDARLRVQMRTTISRLQKDLGTTTVYVTHDQTEAMTLGDRIVIMKDGLVQQIGSPQELYDRPRNLFVAGFIGSPPMNFLPGELGPDGLHCPLGTFPPADRMRPALREDGRPREVIVGVRPESFEDAALVPDPGPATFTGTVDILESLGAEKIAFFDLGAQGMARSEHLEALSRDRGTHDLGDTVQIAVRIDPRSQAAENGSLKVWFDREAVHLFDPESGATLTEV; encoded by the coding sequence ATGGCCGACATCGTTCTGGACGGGGTGACCAAGCGGTACCGGGACGGCACGGTGGCCGTCGCCGACCTCGATCTGCGGATCGCCGACGGGGAGTTCATCATCCTGGTGGGCCCCTCCGGCTCGGGGAAGTCCACCACCCTCAACATGATCGCCGGCCTCGAGGAGATCTCCGACGGGGAGCTGCGCATCGACGGTGAGCGGATGAACGAGCGGGCCCCGCGCGACCGGGACATCGCGATGATCTTCCAGTCGTACGCGCTGTACCCGCACATGACCGTCCGGCAGAACATCGGCTTCCCGCTCAAGCTGGCCAAGATGGACAAGGCCGCGATGAACGAGAAGGTGGAGCACGCCGCCGGGCTGCTGGGCCTGACACCCTACCTGGAGCGCAAGCCCGGCCAGTTGTCCGGCGGGCAGCGGCAGCGGGTGGCGATGGGGCGGGCGATCGTCCGCAGCCCCAAGGCGTTCCTGATGGACGAGCCCTTGTCCAACCTCGACGCCCGGCTCCGGGTGCAGATGCGGACCACCATCTCCCGCCTCCAGAAGGACCTGGGCACCACCACCGTGTACGTCACCCACGACCAGACCGAGGCGATGACCCTCGGCGACCGGATCGTGATCATGAAGGACGGGCTGGTGCAGCAGATCGGCTCCCCGCAGGAGCTGTACGACCGGCCCCGCAACCTGTTCGTCGCCGGGTTCATCGGGTCGCCGCCGATGAACTTCCTGCCCGGCGAGCTCGGCCCGGACGGGCTGCACTGCCCGCTGGGAACCTTCCCGCCGGCCGACCGGATGCGGCCCGCGCTCCGCGAGGACGGCCGGCCGCGCGAGGTCATCGTGGGCGTCCGGCCGGAGTCGTTCGAGGACGCCGCGCTGGTCCCCGACCCCGGGCCGGCCACCTTCACCGGCACCGTCGACATCCTGGAGTCGCTGGGCGCGGAGAAGATCGCCTTCTTCGACCTCGGCGCGCAGGGCATGGCCCGTTCGGAGCATCTGGAGGCGCTGTCCCGCGACCGGGGCACCCACGACCTCGGCGACACGGTGCAGATCGCCGTACGGATCGACCCGAGGTCGCAGGCGGCCGAGAACGGGTCGCTGAAGGTGTGGTTCGACCGCGAGGCCGTCCACCTCTTCGACCCCGAGAGCGGCGCGACCCTCACCGAGGTCTAG
- a CDS encoding flavin reductase family protein produces MTEMLTHRPVDQKRFRRTLALHASGVVVVTARVGDRPIGLTATSFSSVSLDPPLVSFYVDNSSTTWGDLAKADLFAINLLAGHQAEVADRFARRGIDRFAIPTAWRSGPGGVPLLEEVTAHLLAVPHGTVEIGDHHLMVGLVIGTKNGHGGTPLVYHHGRFGRFIPYP; encoded by the coding sequence ATGACCGAGATGCTCACCCACCGGCCCGTCGACCAGAAGCGCTTCCGCCGCACGCTGGCCCTGCACGCCTCCGGCGTCGTGGTCGTCACGGCGCGGGTCGGAGACCGTCCCATCGGCCTCACCGCCACCTCGTTCTCCTCGGTCAGCCTCGACCCGCCCCTCGTCTCCTTCTATGTCGACAACTCCTCCACCACGTGGGGGGACCTCGCCAAGGCCGACCTGTTCGCGATCAACCTCCTGGCCGGGCACCAGGCCGAGGTCGCCGACCGGTTCGCCCGCCGGGGCATCGACCGCTTCGCCATCCCCACCGCCTGGCGCTCCGGCCCGGGCGGCGTCCCTCTCCTGGAGGAGGTCACCGCCCATCTGTTGGCCGTTCCCCACGGCACCGTCGAGATCGGCGACCACCACCTGATGGTGGGCCTCGTCATCGGCACCAAGAACGGCCACGGAGGAACGCCCCTCGTCTACCATCACGGCCGCTTCGGTCGGTTCATCCCCTACCCATAG
- a CDS encoding rhodanese-like domain-containing protein: MTPARPPGARSIDEILAAARERLVRLEPAEAHKEFAAGALLVDIRPQSFRAAEGEVPGSLILERNVLEWRFDPAGDARIAEATDYDVRVIVLCSEGYTSSLAAASLHDLGLSRATDVVGGYRAWRALGLPTTGSPWPAEPDPTYH; encoded by the coding sequence GTGACCCCCGCCCGGCCCCCCGGGGCCCGTTCGATCGACGAGATCCTCGCGGCGGCGCGCGAGAGGCTGGTCCGCCTGGAGCCCGCGGAGGCGCACAAGGAGTTCGCCGCCGGCGCCCTGCTCGTGGACATCCGGCCCCAGTCGTTCCGCGCGGCCGAGGGCGAGGTGCCCGGGTCGCTGATCCTGGAGCGCAACGTCCTGGAGTGGCGCTTCGACCCCGCCGGCGACGCCCGGATCGCCGAGGCCACCGACTACGACGTTCGGGTGATCGTGCTGTGTTCGGAGGGCTACACCTCCAGCCTGGCCGCCGCCTCCCTGCACGACCTGGGACTGAGCCGCGCCACCGACGTGGTCGGCGGCTACCGCGCCTGGCGCGCCCTGGGGCTTCCCACGACCGGCAGCCCCTGGCCCGCCGAACCCGACCCGACCTACCACTGA
- a CDS encoding cysteine dioxygenase has product MTLRTSSAPTGLRPAEIARSLAAAPQDWVRRVRLSTEERWYERLHEGDDHEIWLISWMPGQSTGFHDHGGSRGAFAVALGCLQEHDLSVSRSLSAGEYREFGPSYIHEVGNVTNAPAVSVHVYSPPLTTMNRYDLTDGGLVRLAEERADQW; this is encoded by the coding sequence ATGACCCTGAGGACATCGTCCGCACCCACCGGGCTCAGGCCGGCGGAGATCGCCCGGTCACTGGCCGCGGCGCCGCAGGACTGGGTGCGCCGGGTGCGCCTGAGCACCGAGGAACGCTGGTACGAGCGCCTTCACGAAGGCGACGACCACGAGATCTGGCTGATCAGTTGGATGCCCGGCCAGTCCACCGGCTTCCACGATCACGGCGGCTCGCGCGGAGCCTTCGCCGTCGCCCTCGGCTGTCTTCAGGAACACGACCTCAGCGTGTCCCGTTCGCTGTCCGCCGGCGAGTACCGCGAGTTCGGCCCCTCGTACATCCACGAGGTCGGCAACGTGACCAACGCCCCCGCCGTCAGCGTCCACGTCTACTCGCCCCCGCTCACCACGATGAACCGGTACGACCTCACCGACGGGGGCCTCGTCCGCCTCGCCGAGGAACGGGCCGACCAGTGGTGA
- a CDS encoding rod shape-determining protein has product MQLRDFPCRDTAVDLGSRTARVHVRGRGVVASTPSVLAICARTGRCLAAGEQALAMRDQSPPDVRFTWPFEGGVPAEDDSARTMLQHLIHVGHSRRYMTNPRIAVAVPCQITDVQQRALADALDAAGARQVALVPTPLAAALGTGLPVDRPQAVMVIDVGAVVTDIAVMSMGAVVSARTVRLGGQDLDRAIIEHVRRTRGVLLGAECAAEAKSRIAAGGHRDQGVLVYGRDDADGLPRRVLLGAGDIGTAIAAPLEAVFDGIQATLQGCTPEMVRDLSHGPITLTGGGARFPSLPALIRAQTGLHARVADNARDAVVLGTAMFLDRTPVMLRRRPRTRDRHRGFLTGARHL; this is encoded by the coding sequence ATGCAGCTTCGTGATTTCCCCTGCCGCGACACCGCCGTCGACCTGGGCAGCCGCACCGCGCGGGTGCATGTGCGGGGCCGGGGCGTGGTGGCGAGCACACCGTCCGTCCTGGCGATCTGCGCCCGGACCGGCCGCTGTCTGGCGGCCGGCGAGCAGGCGTTGGCGATGCGCGACCAGAGCCCCCCGGACGTGCGCTTCACCTGGCCCTTCGAGGGCGGGGTCCCGGCCGAGGACGACTCCGCGCGCACGATGCTGCAGCACCTGATCCACGTCGGTCACAGCCGCCGCTACATGACGAATCCGCGGATCGCGGTGGCCGTCCCCTGCCAGATCACCGACGTGCAGCAGCGGGCCCTCGCCGACGCGCTGGACGCCGCCGGGGCCCGTCAGGTGGCGCTGGTGCCCACCCCGCTGGCCGCGGCGCTCGGCACCGGGCTGCCGGTGGACCGGCCGCAGGCCGTCATGGTCATCGACGTCGGCGCGGTGGTCACCGACATCGCGGTGATGTCGATGGGCGCGGTCGTGTCCGCCCGCACCGTCCGGCTCGGCGGGCAGGACCTCGACCGGGCGATCATCGAGCACGTCCGGCGGACCCGGGGCGTGCTGCTGGGGGCCGAGTGCGCCGCCGAGGCCAAGTCCCGGATCGCCGCCGGCGGGCACCGCGACCAGGGTGTCCTCGTGTACGGCCGGGACGACGCCGACGGGCTGCCGCGCCGGGTGCTGCTGGGCGCCGGCGACATCGGCACCGCGATCGCCGCCCCGCTGGAGGCCGTCTTCGACGGGATCCAGGCCACGCTTCAGGGCTGCACCCCGGAGATGGTGCGCGACCTGTCCCACGGACCGATCACCCTGACCGGCGGCGGCGCGCGGTTCCCCAGTCTGCCCGCGCTGATCCGGGCGCAGACGGGGCTGCACGCCCGGGTCGCCGACAACGCCCGCGACGCGGTGGTGCTGGGAACGGCCATGTTCCTGGACCGGACGCCGGTGATGCTGCGCCGCCGGCCCCGGACCCGCGACCGCCACCGCGGCTTCCTGACCGGGGCCCGGCACCTCTAG
- a CDS encoding NADPH-dependent FMN reductase, with the protein MSGIVTLIGNPRAGSRTHRAALEATEAVARRLGLRNPGETVDLAVLAGEIHAADPSSDLDAALKIVASADVLVVASPTYKGTYTGLLKAFLDLLPSGALRSATALPLLLMGDPRHALAVEVHLRPLLVELGARVPTPGLALLESDLPRLNDVLDRWADRTAPQVEVAA; encoded by the coding sequence ATGAGCGGCATCGTCACCCTGATCGGCAACCCCCGAGCCGGCTCCCGCACCCACCGCGCCGCCCTCGAGGCCACCGAGGCCGTCGCCCGCCGGCTGGGGCTCCGCAACCCGGGCGAGACGGTCGATCTGGCGGTGCTCGCCGGGGAGATCCACGCGGCCGACCCCTCCTCCGACCTCGACGCGGCCCTCAAGATCGTGGCCTCCGCCGACGTCCTGGTGGTGGCCAGCCCCACCTACAAGGGGACGTACACGGGCCTGCTCAAGGCGTTCCTGGACCTGCTGCCCTCCGGGGCCCTCCGCTCGGCGACCGCCCTGCCCCTGCTGCTGATGGGCGACCCCCGGCACGCCCTCGCCGTGGAGGTCCACCTCCGGCCGCTGCTGGTGGAACTGGGCGCCCGCGTCCCGACACCCGGCCTGGCCCTCCTGGAGTCCGACCTCCCCCGGCTGAACGACGTCCTCGACCGTTGGGCGGACCGGACCGCGCCCCAGGTGGAGGTGGCCGCATGA
- a CDS encoding carbohydrate ABC transporter permease, protein MEHSRGALVRWSLVDVLVVLYALVPVLWITSLSFKDPATFTDGSFIPRAWTLENYQGIFDNADFTRGLINSIGIGLIATLIAIVFGTMAAYAVARLDFPGKGALVGASLLVAMFPQISLVSPLFQIERALGLFDTWPGLILPYITFALPLTIFTLSSFLREIPWELEQAAQLDGATPFQAFRQVIVPLAMPGMVTTAILTFIFCWNDFLFAISLTSSNRARTAPATISFFTGSSQFEDPAGSICAAAVVVTIPIVIFVLFFQRRIVSGLTSGAVKG, encoded by the coding sequence ATGGAGCACTCCCGGGGCGCGCTCGTCCGGTGGTCGCTGGTGGACGTGCTGGTGGTGCTGTACGCGCTGGTGCCGGTGCTGTGGATCACCTCGCTGTCGTTCAAGGACCCGGCCACGTTCACCGACGGGTCGTTCATCCCGCGCGCGTGGACGCTGGAGAACTACCAGGGGATCTTCGACAACGCGGACTTCACCCGGGGGCTGATCAACTCCATCGGGATCGGGCTGATCGCCACGCTGATCGCGATCGTGTTCGGGACCATGGCGGCGTACGCGGTGGCCCGGCTGGACTTCCCCGGCAAGGGCGCGCTGGTGGGGGCGTCGCTGCTGGTGGCGATGTTCCCGCAGATCTCGCTGGTCAGCCCGCTGTTCCAGATCGAACGGGCGTTGGGGCTCTTCGACACCTGGCCGGGGCTGATCCTGCCGTACATCACCTTCGCGCTGCCGTTGACGATCTTCACATTGTCGTCGTTCCTGCGGGAGATCCCGTGGGAGCTGGAGCAGGCGGCGCAGCTCGACGGGGCCACCCCGTTCCAGGCGTTCCGGCAGGTGATCGTGCCGCTGGCGATGCCGGGCATGGTCACCACCGCCATCCTGACGTTCATCTTCTGCTGGAACGACTTCCTGTTCGCGATCTCGTTGACGTCCTCGAACCGGGCGCGGACGGCCCCGGCGACCATCTCGTTCTTCACCGGCAGCTCGCAGTTCGAGGACCCGGCCGGGTCGATCTGCGCGGCGGCGGTGGTGGTCACGATCCCGATCGTGATCTTCGTGTTGTTCTTCCAGCGCCGGATCGTGTCCGGCCTGACCTCGGGCGCGGTGAAAGGGTGA
- a CDS encoding Rv1355c family protein — protein MTAQDHRPLILDPARADDAAVLDDLRSRGDIVVSDLREPIRAELAGLLDLPEVGEGPEHDRWVHYPWRRRVVALPGPRTMRLVRLDRNRNKLTREEQDRLGTLVVGVVGQSVGHAIAHTLAMEGVCAELRLADFDDLEAANLNRVPASLFDIGLNKAVVTARRIAELDPYLPVTVYPEGITDEVIDGFFDGLSIVVEECDSLDVKLAVREAAQRHRVPLLMETSDRGLLDVERYDLEQDRPPFHGMLDGAGRADLRGLSTRDKAPYVIRILDAQGLSTDFAASLVEIDQTLSSWPQLGGDVQLGGATVAAAVRRIGLGLPLPSGRTRVDIQECLDALAPPIAAQEPDWSGVAAYEPPSVESLPFAEAVAVYAGLAPSGGNVQPWTITSNASDGIRIELDPKATTGMDIGFRGSAVAVGAALYNARVAAAAYGVLGDTEITEAPGALTATLRWGRGADPDLARDLPGVLARHTNRHPGTGTPLAPEVLEALAGAARPAGGTLRAITAPESLESAAVLLAASDRIRYLTPDLHAEMFAELRLPGDDLDSGLDLRTLEPAPDELAKLAIARRPDVMSRLRAFGGGVALGEYSLERVRSSSALLAICFDAPAPTLTDYAQAGAAVQRVWIEAERHGLAVQPMSPVFLYARTPDDLAGTFPGFEPEVTSLQERFSTLLAIPPTEAVALVLRLTHAPPPTTRSARRPHPAAGPR, from the coding sequence ATGACAGCGCAGGACCACCGGCCCTTGATCCTCGACCCGGCCCGGGCCGATGACGCCGCAGTGCTCGACGACCTGCGCTCACGCGGGGACATCGTGGTCTCGGACCTGCGCGAGCCGATCCGAGCCGAGCTGGCGGGCCTCCTCGATCTGCCCGAGGTGGGTGAGGGGCCGGAGCACGACCGGTGGGTCCACTATCCGTGGCGGCGGCGCGTCGTGGCCTTGCCGGGTCCGCGCACCATGCGCCTGGTCCGGCTCGACCGCAACCGCAACAAGCTGACCCGCGAGGAGCAGGACCGGCTCGGGACCCTGGTCGTGGGGGTCGTCGGGCAGAGCGTCGGCCACGCCATCGCCCACACGCTCGCCATGGAGGGCGTCTGCGCCGAGCTGCGGCTCGCCGACTTCGACGACCTGGAGGCGGCGAACCTCAACCGCGTCCCGGCCTCCCTGTTCGACATCGGTCTCAACAAGGCCGTGGTCACCGCGCGGCGGATCGCCGAACTCGACCCCTACCTGCCGGTGACCGTCTACCCGGAGGGCATCACGGACGAGGTGATCGACGGGTTCTTCGACGGCCTGTCGATCGTCGTGGAGGAGTGCGACTCGCTCGACGTCAAACTGGCCGTCCGGGAGGCCGCGCAACGTCACCGGGTCCCGCTGCTGATGGAGACCAGCGACCGGGGCCTGCTCGACGTCGAACGCTACGACCTGGAGCAGGACCGCCCGCCGTTCCACGGGATGCTGGACGGGGCCGGCCGGGCGGACCTGCGCGGGCTGTCGACGCGGGACAAGGCACCGTACGTCATCCGGATCCTCGACGCTCAGGGCCTGTCGACCGACTTCGCCGCGAGCCTCGTCGAGATCGACCAGACGCTGTCGAGCTGGCCGCAGCTCGGCGGCGACGTCCAACTCGGCGGGGCCACCGTCGCCGCCGCCGTACGACGCATCGGGCTGGGCCTGCCGCTGCCCTCGGGCCGGACACGCGTCGACATCCAGGAGTGCCTGGACGCCTTGGCCCCTCCCATCGCGGCACAGGAGCCCGATTGGAGCGGGGTCGCCGCGTACGAGCCCCCGTCCGTGGAGTCCCTGCCTTTCGCCGAGGCCGTCGCCGTCTACGCGGGCCTTGCGCCGTCCGGGGGGAACGTCCAGCCCTGGACGATCACGTCGAACGCCTCAGACGGGATCCGGATCGAGCTGGATCCGAAGGCGACCACCGGGATGGACATCGGCTTCCGGGGCAGCGCCGTCGCCGTCGGGGCGGCCCTCTACAACGCGCGGGTCGCGGCGGCGGCGTACGGGGTGCTCGGCGACACCGAGATCACCGAGGCCCCGGGCGCGCTGACCGCGACGCTGCGGTGGGGCCGGGGAGCGGACCCCGACCTGGCCCGCGACCTCCCGGGTGTGCTCGCCCGGCACACGAACCGCCATCCGGGCACCGGGACCCCGCTCGCTCCCGAGGTCTTGGAGGCCCTGGCCGGGGCGGCGCGTCCGGCCGGCGGCACGCTCCGCGCCATCACCGCGCCGGAGTCCCTGGAGAGTGCGGCGGTTCTCCTCGCCGCGTCCGACCGGATCCGCTACCTGACCCCGGACCTGCACGCCGAGATGTTCGCGGAGCTGCGCCTTCCCGGGGACGACCTGGACAGCGGCCTCGACCTGCGCACCCTGGAGCCGGCCCCCGACGAGCTGGCCAAGCTCGCCATCGCCCGTCGCCCCGACGTGATGTCCCGCCTCCGCGCCTTCGGCGGCGGCGTCGCCCTCGGTGAGTACTCCTTGGAACGAGTCCGCTCCTCCTCCGCCCTCCTGGCGATCTGCTTCGACGCCCCCGCCCCTACCTTGACCGACTACGCCCAAGCCGGTGCCGCCGTCCAGCGCGTGTGGATCGAAGCCGAACGCCACGGCCTCGCGGTCCAGCCGATGTCCCCGGTCTTCCTCTACGCGCGCACCCCCGACGACCTCGCCGGCACCTTCCCGGGCTTCGAACCCGAGGTCACGTCCCTCCAGGAGCGCTTCTCGACCCTCCTGGCGATCCCCCCGACCGAAGCGGTCGCCCTCGTCCTCCGCCTCACCCACGCCCCGCCCCCGACCACCCGCAGCGCCCGCAGACCTCACCCGGCGGCCGGACCACGCTGA
- a CDS encoding ABC transporter substrate-binding protein, which translates to MRWASCGAMAVVLLAGVGGAAAGCGGGESGPPEINLYNAPQENIGRIVARCNRRAAGRYRITLNTLPRDADGQREQMVRRLAAGDTGLDVLGLDVMWTAELAEAEWILPWTGAYERQVRRGTLPKPLETATWDGRLYAAPYTTNVQLLWYRSDLVPKPPTTWNGLIRESDRLAAEGRPHYAEVTGAPYEGIVVWFNSVLASAGGSILNTAGETVMLGPPATRALGVMRAFGRSRAADPSISSMREDDVRLAMEGGRAAFQINWPFVYASMAANKPRLLPDFKWAPYPGVDGPGRAPLGGANFGISRYTEHPREAFEAALCLRDPQSQLTAAVMDGLPPTIRTVYDAPQMAEAYPMRQAILDALETAALRPRTPTYQNVSTVTSTILSPPGSIDPVKTEARLRDLISDALESKGVLP; encoded by the coding sequence ATGCGCTGGGCTTCGTGCGGCGCCATGGCCGTCGTGCTGCTGGCCGGGGTGGGCGGGGCGGCGGCAGGCTGTGGGGGCGGGGAGTCGGGGCCGCCCGAGATCAACCTGTACAACGCGCCCCAGGAGAACATCGGCCGCATCGTCGCCCGATGCAACCGCAGGGCCGCCGGCCGCTACCGGATCACGCTCAACACCCTGCCCCGTGACGCCGACGGCCAGCGTGAACAGATGGTGCGGCGGCTGGCGGCGGGCGACACCGGGCTGGACGTGCTCGGCCTCGACGTCATGTGGACCGCCGAGCTGGCCGAGGCCGAGTGGATCCTCCCCTGGACGGGCGCGTACGAGCGGCAGGTCAGACGGGGCACGCTCCCCAAGCCGCTGGAGACCGCCACCTGGGACGGCCGGCTCTACGCCGCGCCGTACACCACCAACGTCCAGCTCCTCTGGTACCGGTCCGACCTCGTTCCCAAGCCGCCGACCACCTGGAACGGCCTGATCCGCGAGTCCGACCGGCTGGCCGCCGAGGGCAGGCCCCACTACGCCGAGGTCACGGGCGCGCCGTACGAGGGCATCGTCGTGTGGTTCAACAGCGTGCTGGCGTCCGCGGGGGGGAGCATCCTCAACACGGCGGGCGAGACCGTCATGCTCGGCCCGCCCGCGACCAGGGCGCTGGGCGTCATGCGGGCGTTCGGGCGGTCGCGGGCCGCCGACCCGTCGATCTCCAGCATGCGCGAGGACGACGTGCGGCTGGCGATGGAGGGCGGCCGGGCGGCGTTCCAGATCAACTGGCCGTTCGTGTACGCGTCGATGGCGGCCAACAAGCCGCGTCTGCTGCCCGACTTCAAGTGGGCGCCCTATCCGGGCGTCGACGGGCCGGGCCGCGCCCCGTTGGGCGGCGCCAACTTCGGGATCAGCAGGTACACCGAGCATCCGCGTGAGGCGTTCGAGGCGGCGTTGTGCCTGCGCGACCCGCAGAGCCAGCTCACCGCCGCCGTGATGGACGGGCTGCCTCCCACGATCCGCACCGTGTACGACGCTCCCCAGATGGCCGAGGCGTACCCGATGCGGCAGGCGATCCTCGACGCGCTGGAGACCGCCGCGTTGCGCCCCAGGACACCGACGTACCAGAACGTCTCCACGGTCACCTCCACCATCCTGTCGCCGCCGGGCTCCATCGACCCGGTGAAGACCGAGGCGAGGCTGCGGGACCTGATCTCCGACGCGCTGGAGAGCAAGGGGGTCCTGCCGTGA
- a CDS encoding effector-associated domain 2-containing protein, giving the protein MRSSAFRGRDGWRPSGRCAFFVCDIVDFTDPARSDRVRGHLHQTLYAMVESAFEEAGLPPGDCYQEDRGDGAMVLTPPELDPALLVHPLADLLRGRLLDHNELSAEPARIRLRVALHVGEARSNDKGVVSTDADHVHRLLDAPAFKTALADSGAVLGVLASQRMYDTVIRDARGLIEPGEFRAIDVQVKRTRTTGWLRIRGAPSEHTVPPASDPNETVTGATRQPNAATGTRAEAADGELVQAGPLRSGMPPRAEVRMSAAGLGGRMPTVAELFEVVDRLLDIPLMQTAEGRDRVVESLSHDIRIRIARRAQPQLDGHSIVRTCAEYAHGLAEFVTLVRAYVGNTAQVLALEEAVARIGEPEQ; this is encoded by the coding sequence ATGCGAAGCAGTGCGTTCAGGGGCCGGGACGGATGGCGGCCGTCGGGACGGTGCGCCTTCTTCGTCTGCGACATCGTGGACTTCACCGATCCGGCCCGTTCCGACCGGGTGCGCGGGCATCTGCACCAGACGCTGTACGCCATGGTGGAGTCGGCGTTCGAGGAGGCCGGGCTGCCGCCCGGCGACTGCTACCAGGAGGATCGCGGCGACGGGGCCATGGTGCTGACCCCGCCGGAACTCGACCCGGCGCTGCTCGTGCACCCGCTCGCCGACCTGCTGCGCGGCAGGCTGCTGGACCACAACGAGCTCTCCGCCGAGCCCGCCCGGATCCGCCTGCGGGTCGCGCTGCACGTCGGCGAGGCCCGCTCCAACGACAAGGGCGTCGTCAGCACGGACGCCGACCACGTCCACCGCCTGCTCGACGCCCCCGCCTTCAAGACCGCGCTGGCCGACTCCGGAGCCGTCCTGGGCGTGCTGGCCTCCCAGCGGATGTACGACACGGTGATCCGCGACGCCCGCGGCCTCATCGAGCCCGGCGAGTTCCGCGCCATCGACGTCCAGGTCAAGCGCACCCGGACGACGGGCTGGCTGCGCATCCGCGGCGCACCCTCCGAGCACACCGTCCCGCCCGCGTCCGACCCGAACGAGACCGTCACCGGCGCGACCCGGCAGCCGAACGCCGCCACGGGAACGCGGGCGGAGGCGGCCGATGGCGAGTTGGTGCAGGCCGGTCCTCTGCGGTCGGGGATGCCGCCGCGGGCCGAGGTGCGGATGTCGGCGGCCGGGCTCGGGGGGCGGATGCCGACGGTGGCGGAGTTGTTCGAGGTGGTCGACCGGCTGTTGGACATCCCGCTGATGCAGACGGCGGAGGGCCGTGACCGGGTGGTGGAGTCGCTGAGCCACGACATCAGGATCCGGATCGCGCGTCGGGCGCAGCCCCAGTTGGACGGGCACTCGATCGTGCGGACCTGCGCGGAGTACGCCCACGGGCTGGCGGAGTTCGTCACGCTCGTCCGCGCCTATGTGGGGAACACGGCGCAGGTGCTGGCGCTGGAAGAGGCCGTCGCCCGGATCGGCGAGCCCGAACAGTGA